In the Ptychodera flava strain L36383 chromosome 1, AS_Pfla_20210202, whole genome shotgun sequence genome, GAGGAGGTGTGAACATGACGCCATGCATCTGCAAGTTTTGTGCGATGAACAATATCAGAAAGAAACTTAGAAGAATTCATGTGTGGCTCAGTCTCGGAACCCCTGTCTAAGTTAGGAATGAGCGTACAATTAAAATCTCCCCCCATAATAACTGGATCATCATTAATACTGTTTAAAAACTTTTTAAGCTGAGCGAAGAAACGTAAACGTTCCTCTCCAGAGTACGGGGCATAAACATTCACTAAGTGAAATGGCTGTTTATCTACAGTCACGTTGAGATGTAATAAGCGACCTCTAACAACACTACTTTGAGAAATAACATTCACTTGTTTTCTCTTGGGAAAGAGAATAGCGACACCTGCCGAGTTACTAGTTCCGTGAGAAAAATATATTGGTGAACGCCAAATAATTTGCCATTGGGCTTGACTATCAATTGTTGAGTGAGTTTCCTGGAGGAAACAAAAATCGTTATGGTGATCTACATTCAAGTAAGATAAAATTTGATAACGCCTGAGAGAATCGTGACCTCCATTAATATTCCACGTTAAAGTTGAAATACTTGCCattaaaagacaagacaaaagAATTAAGGCATTAGTGACCATTATTTTAGAGAATATTGTTTACTCTTTGTATACGCATACAGTTTAACTGTCAGCCTATATATTCTTACATTTTGGCTGGCTGTAACACGATCAGATTTGCGCAACTTATGCAATGCTTTAATTAGAAGTCTAAATCTGGACAATATTCATAACATCTCTGGACTGGCTTTTTTGAACCTTTAATCTGCGTTAAAAACTCTAAAAGGCTGCTAAAGCTTAGATCGTTGCGATCTGTCAGTTCAGAAGTATCAGAAACTTCAGATGTCATAGAAATACTATCGGTGTCATCAACCTCTTCGTCTCCGTCAATATCAGAATCTTGGCTGAGAACATCGAATCTATTACCAGTTTTGACCGGAGTTGTCTGGGATAATGGAAAATCAGAGTCTGTATGCATCCCTCCAGTATTAACACCAGAGAAAGGCGTCTCTGGAAAATCAAGGGATTGAGAAAAACCAactgaggaagaagaagaaggggAAGGAGCAAAAGGAAGAGAGGGAGAGGAAGGGAAAGGGGAAGGGGGAGAAGAagcaggggttcgtaccctgtcttcaACAGCAACACCAACATCTGCGGACTCTGTGTCATCAACATTTGTGTTCTTACTATTGGCCCATCCTTCACTTGTTTCATCGTTAACACCTTCATTGCTTTTGTCATTAGTATTGATTATCTCCTCATTGATTACATCATTTGCATCGCCTATTTCCATATCATTAGTATTTTGAACTTTAACCTGCTCATCAACACCTTGCTCCTCAACAATTACCTCATCGATGATATTATCAGTAGCAGCTGAAGAAATTTCTGCATTATCGACATTGTTATGCGACTCTTTGTTCTGACTGTTGCTATTTTCGTTTCTTTGATGAGCCTGAGTTTCATGAGCTGAATTTGTAGAAACATTTCGTGATTGATTTTCAACAACGTGCAAAACACCGGGCTGACCTGGACAATTTCTACGAATGTGGCCTTTCATACCACAAGCGAAGCATCTCATTTCATCAACAGAAATGTAAATTGGATACAAATGATCTTGATATTTGACCTGTATTAGCCCGTTGATGTTGTCATTAtgtaataaaatgtgaattGCCGTCtgaatgacttgatatgtttcAAGGCAGGATCTTTACAACCAAGGGGAATGACTCGCATATGTCCAACTACTCTTCCTAGTTTCCACAATTCTTCCTCTAGTTTTTCATCAGGGATAAATGGGGGCACATTAGATAAAATAACTTTGGAGGCAGGTTTGAGCATGTGTTCAACCTGGACGAATTCATTGTCAAGCACAGTTGGCGTTCAACGACAGACTCTACGTGTTCTAATTTAGCAAGATACACAACCACTGAACGATTCATTCGTGAAGCTGCAATAATATTTTCAGCCCCAACaatctttgaaatttcagaCACATAGTTTTCTACTGGCACACCTTCAACATTGTTGCACCTCACAGCATGTTTACGGGTGAGGTGCCTGAATGGATTGTCGACCTGGGTAGCCATATTGCGTACCCACAGTGGCCGGGAAGGGGAAAGATAAAATCCACCCCAATCCAGCCAATCGAGCTTTAAAAACCTCAAAAACTACGTAAAACTGAAAGTATCAATTACTCACGAAGTAAATATACCAGTAGAGTTGATCAATAACGCTGAATGATGAGAATACAACACAAAATTCAGGAGCCCATCTACCACACGTCCGCACggagtagtagtagtagtagtagtagtagtagtagtagtagtagtagtagttgctgttgttattgttgttgttgttgttgttgtttggatatgttgtttgttttagtgtgatttgtattgtattttcatGATTCCTATCGGACACCACAGAAGAATATGTTCCTGTTTGAAAGCGTATAACCAGCAGGTGTCTATCAATGGATATTCTGTAATAGAGAACCACCAACACTTAGGTGGTTCTTGGTTTCGAATCGCAGAGGGCCGCAGGCCCAAGGCGATTTGAAACCAAGAACCGCCAAGGGGGAGGTGGTTCTCTGACTTACACCACGATCCCCATGAACTACGACACACTCAGGGCCTTGTTCACTaccaacacaaaaatatttgaagataGCTTGTAAAAATAGATcaagaaatattgataaaaatgaGATTTATTCCTGACTGATGAGAGCAAAATTTGATTAGCCACCCCTTTCAGAAAAATGAAGCATACACAGGGGTTCTAGAACCTACCGCTCTTTGTGTAACATGTGCGAACTCGGAGCAGGtgttgacatttctgtcttttaagTTATTTGAAGATACAATCGTGAAGACGTTTAAAATGAATATGCATGATGGTTTCTTTCAATCAAGGCAGGTAGTGTGCGTTATCTTGCACAAGGATGTTTCTGATTGGCCATTTCCATTGTCAACGCAGATGCATGAATGTTGCCACCTGTAAGGGTCAGTCTTCACACATCATCGATGTGTGCAAGTGAGGCAGTTGTACTCTCGACGTGGCAGAGGTAAGATGTCTGACTCCGATCAAGATCTGTTCATAACCCAGAGCTCTTTTAGGCCTGTCGAATCAGATAATGGTTCTTCTAATGACGATATGTGCGGGTTTTCTCCCACGcgatttttgaatgaattcgatGCGTTTCAGTGTGCTAATAGCGACGAATTTATTGCTGATGGCCAAAAAGTGAAATCTTGAATGTGAAGGCAAAAGTGGTCGACGAGACTTTACGAGTTGGTGCACTAGTTTCGGACTCggatttgttgaaaatttatgatgaaaACATACCTGCAAACACTATGAAAAAATGCAGTGGTCTGCGCAGTTATTTGAGAGGTGGAGAAACGAAAGGAATAGACGAATCTTGGAAGGTGAAGatgaaactgaaaatttaaGCGTTATAGAACCTTCTCTACTTCAAATGACAGacgatgaaataaatttctctTTGGCTCGCTTTGTTcaagaagtaaaaaaaaacggGATGCATCTAATTTTCCAGGAAATACCCTATATGAAATTATCATGGGCATTCAGAAATATGTAAGTGAATATGCTAGaattgtcaagttcatgaaCGATCCAATTTTCAAGGACCTACAGAGAAGTTTGGATTGCGTGATGAAATCACGCGAGCTGAAAGTGGGTCTGGTGTACACAAAAAACAAGCACAAATTATAACTTTCGCTGAGGAAAATACACTTTGGGACAAAATGCTCTTGGGAGATCATACCCCCTCAGTCGTTGTTGGACACCCAACTGTATCTGTTTGGTCTAAATTTTGCTCTACGGGGAGGTCAGGAGCATCGAAACTTGCGACATAAGAATTCACAAATTCAACTGAGAGTCGATGGTGCTGGTAGAAAGTTCCTTGAATACCATGAGGATGTAAGCAAATCCAATCAAGGAGGTCTAAAATCCAGAAAACTCCAGCCAAAAGTAACGAGAGCATATGAAAACACTGATATGCCAGAAAGGTGCATTGTTCGTCTCTATGAACGATACAACCAGTTATGGTAAGTACTGCCAATCTTGAAGATTGTCAATCACAGAAATAGATCTCTAGCTCTTCGAGATTTGAATAATAACTCGTACTTCCTTGTTTCCTTCTTTATTTGCTCTTTATTTGCTAATCTGCTCAATGATCAAATTTATTTACAGTCCGTCCGATCGACCCGACGGTGCATACTACCTATATCCACTCTCCAAACCTACCACTATTTGCTGGTATACCAATCGACCTTTGGGCCATAATGCTTTGAATGGAACAGTTGCACGGATGTGTAAACAAGCGGGAATTGATGGGTATCGCTCTAACCATTCCCTAAGAGCTACTGCTGCAACCAGACTATTTGATGCAAACGTCGACGAGCAACTGATTTGCGAAAAGACGGGTCACCGAAGCAACGCTGTAAGAAGCTATAAGAGAACATCTGATCGACAACAGCAAAACATCAGCAGAATTCTACAAGGTTAGTGAGATTTTTGTCACTTTGTTAAACACCTTAGGTAAAACCAATACCATATTAGTTGACAAAGTTtggctttcaatattttcactatCTTGGCCTTTGAAACGATTGTAACTATTGGTGGCAATATCCATATTTTTAGGTTCACAAAACGCGTGAGCAAATAGTGCAAATGAATCTGATCTGGTATTGGTGGACAAATGTTGCTTGTAGTTCCTTAAGGGCGTTAGGCACAAAAAGCCGTGTCTTAAAATAAATAGTTCACTTTATATCCACGAAACTCATTGTGAGTGCGAGCAtactatgtacatgtaatacatgACAAAAGTTGTGTGCTCTGatgttctgattttattttcaggACATGTAGGAGAACCACCAAAGAAGCTGGCCTGCATTCAACCGACGAGTCAGAGTATTGCCAAACGCGAAGACGCACAAGTTTCAAGCGACTCGCAACGTCAATCAGAAGTTGAGGTCAGACGAGCTGCCGAAGCATTCGAAAGTCCACCAAGCACATCTGCGTCATTGCCATCAATAATATCAcaataaatctttcaaaataaagtaacataatgaaaataaaatatatcgtTGAcctgcaaaatgtttttgtcgTCTTTAATTCCCAGGGTAATCTTGTTGAATGCGAATTTACTGGAAGGTGATTTTAGATTACCTGGAGGTAATTCTAGAATCACCTGTCGGTATCACAGTCAACTGGATCTTTCCAAATAGAAGGGAATTCGTCCGGATAATTACCTTCGATTTCAATAGAGTGACGTCACGATCGTGGTTTAATTAATGTGAATAGATAAGTACAAGATACTTTCTGTAAACTGACAAAAAATGGATAACCAGAGGCACCCACAGAATGCATTATGCCTATGACATCCGGAAACAGTCAGTGTTATGGAACATGCATTCTGTGTGGCTATTGTTAAGCACAAATAATATATGACTTCGATTGTAGATGTTTGATAATACTCGCCCATTTGTAGATCTTCAGTTGGGTTGTCAATgcttattatattaccatgccctgtctgtcgcattttgattggtcgacctgaaccacgtgactgaccacaaatacacagtaatggtttgtttacaggcccgtgaatatgaataataagattaataactcaaagtatcgtaactttacagctcaaaagtaaatcataatcaatcacaaaataaaatggagcacttggaggtcaagttgagatactttcttctgaaaacatttccggattgccaatttttacagcgcgcgtgacagtgcgtcgcgtattgctcagtttcggggcccagttgtcgttcgctcccgaaatttttggaaactttgacggttttcttttgttcgctgataatataatggaaataacagactccgctctgaccattaacgtttattgtgggcgcgggctcgaagaaagccaaattaacgggctcggcaagcctcgcccgttagtttttggctttcctctcgcccttgcccacaaataaacgttaatggtcagcgcgtcgcccgttatttctatagtatgtAGCCGTTTATACGCGATACAGTATTTAAAATGCACAAGTTCATTTCATTGACCGAAATCCTGTGTGAGGTTTTTGGTCGTGTGCATCATGTACAAACCCAACTCCTAATTTATGTAATAATCCCAGAAACGTTTGTTGCTGTTTTGTTTGAAGACCATGGACCTTAAGACTCAAAATTATTGCAATAGAAATATGTTAAGTCAAAACCAACTTCAATTTTGTATGTTGAAACCAAGAAGAAGATTTGTTATAGCAGCCACAGTTCCTTCCGATGTAATTGATTTCGTCCTTAAATAGTTGCCATGGAAGCACATGACAACCAAATTGTCATGACGTTTCATAGTAATGACCCATGACCAATTTAAAGTAACTGTGTCCGCTATTCAACCAGTGATTTTGATAACTGATAGTCTCAGCACACAAATATTAGCAATAAAAACAAGTGACATAAGTACAGATATCAGCTATACTTACTGTAGCCAAAGAAATCCTGATTATTATACAATTGTTACAGCAATTCAAGCTAAGTTCGACGGCATTGTGAAATGTTTTCAGTCCCACAATGGCTGCGCAGGGAGCATGTGACATAGAAGTGAACGTCAATGTTGTTTCCTTCTACCACAGATACCGCTATTTCGAATTTATTGTAACAATCCAAGGTATTTCGAATGGGACTTTAGGAAAACAAATGTTGTCAGTACACAAATGGTTGCCACCGAAACATGAGCCATGAAAATATACATCAATTTTGAATGCTATCCCCCTTCCTTATGAaagggagaaaaaaaaattatgaaattttgtaGCACTCAAAGTTCATTGGCGTTTGGAAGATTCGATACTGTGGACTTCAAAATTGTTGCCATGGAATTATGCAGCTAATCAATGGATTTCATTTTTGTTAGTTTTGACACAAAAAATGCCCcctgaaatacttttaaaaaccTAGCATATCATTATTAAGATTACGATTATACAATTCTTTCTTTAGTTGTTATTACTGCTTCTTCATcactattgttgttgttgttgttgttgttgtttttgttgttgttcctGTTGTTGTTCAGTTCTTGTTTGTGCTGCTActggtttttatttttatttcactgatgataatgatgatgatgatgatgttgttgttgttgttgtcgtcgtcgtcgtcgttgtcatTATTATATTATAAGGATGAGTACTTTTGCTAGTCAAATATTATCACAATTTTAGCACAAATATGAATATGGCACGCCGTTATTGTTAAAATGAGTGTTATAACATTCAGTAATAGTATTAACTGAAAGAGTACGGCATATGTTCCCTTCATGTTGTCATTTGACTCTACTTTCTTAATTTCTAGATCATGTCATCTTGTTCCTGACGGATGGACATCCGGAAGACGCAGTGGACGATGATTTATCCGAAGGTGAAAAGGAAGCTCGGAGAAGACATGATATTATGGATACAATCAAGACAAGGAATGCTCAAATGGGGAATAAAGTCATCATCTTGACCTTTGGCCTTGGAAACCGTAAGAATATTAATCCTAAagattgaaccactctttttgggagtggagatttagccgagtggttctgcctgtggcctctcagctaggcgactgatgccgtatgttgtgggttcgaatccgattgaaaactagccatatTGATAGTTTGAAAATTAGTCTGCATTGTACCACTACTTTAGACTTGGTTCCtgacatattttacagtaatcGCCATGCAAATATTATCTCTCACTGGCAGATGAGAATGTTAACGACAAATATTGACTCGCCACAGTAACATACCTTCTGTATCTTCCTTAATTTTTCGAAGAGTAAACAATTGTGCACAGTTATCCGGAGTTTGAAACGATACTGTAAACACTTATCCGTTTCCAGATGTAAAGTTTGGAACCGTGTTATGAGCAGAAGTTCTTCTGCTCCCATGAGTTTAACACGTCTGCTATTGCATGACGTCAGCTGAGCTGGACACCTTCCCCGCGAAGCCCAGTGTTTAAAGTTTGCGAACaataaaattacatattatGCTCACGTTGTTTTGGCAAAGAAAATGAATTCTCACTCCAACATACATTAGGGAGACGAGTATCGAAatgttatatatttttggaacaAAATTAGTAAAAATGCCACTGAATTACTGTACCTGTAATAGCCACCACATGCTCTTTATTTAATTAGCATTTACAGATTATAGAAGAGAATACGAAgttgttttacaaaatgactGGATCAAAACCATGGATAGCCCTCTCATAAGATCATTTTAACGTTCTACGATATTTATCGGAttacaattttatcaaaataaatttcagaATTGGACGTGATACTCCTTAATGCAATGGCACAACAGGACGGTACTGATTTTGACATTCCTAAGAACACGAGTGCTGGAGAAATTAAAGTAAGTAGCAGCTTTGCTTAGTTGCAAAATCACACTTTTTCACAAGAAAAAGCTTCATTAGAGACAAGCCGTGATGCAAAGATCCTGTTCAAATAATTAAGGCTTCAAGTAATACAGTACATGCAGGTACGAATGTTGATATGCTAGTTATGCCAGAAAACTAAACAATAGGGACACATAGCATGCTAAGATGTAACCAGTGCTAATCCTGGAccttttcagaacaaaaatattcaaattgagTTTTACTTGCTTTTAGTTGAAATAGAAAAATCTGCCTTATGTCATCTACAATGGCACACGAAAGGAAGGTTGTACAGTTTTCTTGTCTATATTTCGTGCACAATGACAGTGAATAATGTAAGCAGTGTACTATGATACGTCACATCATTCTCGCTTGCCAGAGCAatgatttccgctccgctgacctgcGCAAAaattgacgggtagcgctgagctgttgccgtaaagaggcgcgtggtttacgacgatgcgtCACATGTgatattttagttttttttttattttgaataatgttTTGTCAAACatgtatgcatattttatgTCATGGGGCTTAAAACAAACGAAACAGTTTTTTAATAACTTGAAAGCAATAGCAGTGGATAAAGTTGACATATTTTCCGTatatttttgtcttcttttgtttCGGTTTTGCAAAGTCATTTATGCCTGCAAGTAGATAAAAGTAGTAAATTTTGTGCCAAaatttttcttaacaaaatcaaataatGAGGTTCAAATCATCCGAAGAAGCTCCAATCAAGCTAAACAACATCGGAAAACAATCAGAATGAAGAATTATTAGCACTTATTTCAAAACCATTTACCAATTGACTTCTTTTCCGTTTACCTTCATACCATGTAATCAACCTAAATTTCAGTAGACATGTAAGCAGTAAATCACCAAAACACATTTGTCGTGGTTATTAGTTTTGGCTATTCTTAGCTAGGAGAGCTGGTATCCTAAATGGTGCGATCTCAACTCAGCAAAGCCTACAAACGCTCCATTCTAGTACCTATTTCGTTGAAACATTTAAACTGCTGTATTTTAAGTGTTTTTGTTCGAATAAAGCTACAATTGCGTGTACTTATGCCATGTACGATATTTTTGCTTCGAGGCTGGACGATTCACCAAAGTTGCCGACCCAAATAATCTTAGAGTTCAGATGGCATCCTACTACAATTTCTTCTCGACAGTGTTTGTTTCGGACAAACCAATATTCTCGGTGCCGCACCAAGCCGCATCAGGTATAGGTAGGTAAGAATAAGCAAACAAACTGTCTGTAGACAagggtaaaaaaaatatttatgttgTCAACCATAGAAAAGTGGGGATCAACTACAGAACGATTGGTCCGTCTTTCATATGTAGTTAGATATTTTGTGAGGGATCCCTTCATGATAAATACATACAAACTAGGATAATGTTTAATTGCACTGTAGCTTACAGGCCAAATTAGCATGAGCGCAGTGTTCTTGGATTTACTAACTGACAGTGGCAAACGTGTGCTTAAGGAAAATGTAATGGTTACATTCAATTCGATATAATTGTGTTCGAACAtattttctacttattcaaaGTATATTTATGTGAATTTTCTATTATGGTACGAAAATCAAATTATAACACCGTTATATTATTGACAGTTAATACTAAAAAGGAGAGAGTGTAATTAAAAACAGAATATCAATTTGCACAATTTTACTACCAACACAAAAAGATATCACACTCTGTCGGGGATTTAgattgaaagattccgtcgcgtgcgtACTCTTTGGGTCgtagtgcgccggagcgcccgcacgcgacggaatcgTTTAGTCTATCGGGGTTTAAActctttgaaaaagataaatgaaaataatgaaagtatTAATTTCCTGAAATAAAAGCGCGAAGTGCAATCATGCAGAAGTTCAGCCGTCCACAAAAAGTAATGTACACTCCACGGCCAAATACTGTTGTAGTTTTATTGCAACAAGTGTGACCTAAGAAATGACGTATGTCGATCATGATGTTACCATTTTTTGTGTTCTACAGGTTTGATAACTACGCTGGCTCTTCCCATATTAGAGGCAGGTAAGTTGAAAGGAGTAGTTGGGGTGGATATAACATTGCAAGATCTGTTTGCCGACGTTACGTATTTCCATGAGGGCCAAACAACGTACTCGTTCATCTACGAAGTGAAAGGTTCGGCAATGGGTAAGAAACCCTCTGAGGGCGCATTTCCATCTATAACCAACATTATCCTTTCAGTCCACCTATTTAGATGCAACATATTGTTGAGTATATACACTCTTTCAAGGATAAATCTTACTCTAAGATACCTACAGTGTTTACAAAGATTCAGACTAGTTTGACCTGGCCAGTGGTTAAAATCTATGTTATCTCCCGCAGACTACCCGGTACCTCAGTGCTCAGTAACTCGTCTCCGTATTTATGCAGACCTTAGATGAAGATATACCATCTTGTACCATCAGACATTAAACGAAATGTATCCGTATCTTTAACTAAAACAAAGGAAGCCTTACCTGACGAACTTACGTTCTATTTCAACGGCATTAGTcaacaatatttgaattttatgaagTAAATACAAGAGGTCGTAGTTGGTGTGCCGACATAACCCTCCATTTCTTACACTTGAAGATCGAAACACTGATCTTCATGGTAggtaatttttgatgaatttaccTGGACAGGACGAACACTGACACATCCTCTGATGCCTGCGCCGAACACTGTGGAGGAAGATCCGGTGTTCGTGCATATCACCTCATTGGAGAGAGAGGCAGacttcaaagaaaatgtttacaaagtgtcacaggggTAAGTTCGACGATGAACAGATTGCGGTGTCTTCTACAGGCGACTTTCGTATGAGAGCTGGCcataatatcaatatttgtCATCAGTATATACCGTCTGCGtagagaaaataaaatgaatacatatATTCACACGTAATAAAAAGGCAGTTATGCTGGTAATTTATCATAACAATGTCTACATCAATTTATGCGTACAGATTTAgttgttgttttgtgtattaGCTGTTCACAAAAATTCTTTACTGACACACAATTAGACGCGACAAAGTCAGAACGTTAAAGCCAAAGTTGATTTCATTGAAGTACAATAGCTTTTCAGGATCCGTTTGTTGCCTCCTAAACGAAAATACAAATGCATTTCcatgtagtgtagtgtagtgtagtgtagtgtagtgtagtgtagtgtagtgtagtgtagtgtagtgtagtgtagtgtagtgtagtgtagtgtagtgtagtgtagtgtagtgtagtgtagcaTAGcgaagtgtagtgtagtgtagtgtagcgTAGCTTAGCGTAGCATAGtgaagtgtagtgtagtgtagtgtagtgtagtgtagtgtagcaTAGTGTAGTGTAGCATAGCTTAGCGTAGCATAGTGTaggtagtgtagtgtagtgtagtgaagtgtagtgtagtgtagtgtagtgtagtgtagtgtagtgtagtgtagtgtagtgtagtgtagtgtagtgtagtgtagtgtagtgtagtgtagtatagtgtagtgtagtgtagtgaagtgtagtgtagtgtagtgtagtgtagtgttgtGTAGTGAAGTGTAGTGTAGTGAAGTGTAATGAAGTGTAGTTTAGTGTAGTTTGTGTAGTGTAGTTATATATAGTGTGTGTAATGTCCGTgccatgttatgttatgttatgttatgttatgttatgttatgttatgttatgttatgttatgttatgttatgttatgttatgttatgttatgttatgttagcCCGCTTCTTTCGCAGAAACGTTGAAAACGGAACAGCCACCTTCACTTCAACAAGGACGATACCGCGGGGAAACTCGGCCACTGAGGGCGTCGACACACTGCAAGTGCCCTCAACCTTTCATTGGCGCAAGGTTTGT is a window encoding:
- the LOC139145562 gene encoding uncharacterized protein; the protein is MPERCIVRLYERYNQLCPSDRPDGAYYLYPLSKPTTICWYTNRPLGHNALNGTVARMCKQAGIDGYRSNHSLRATAATRLFDANVDEQLICEKTGHRSNAVRSYKRTSDRQQQNISRILQGHVGEPPKKLACIQPTSQSIAKREDAQVSSDSQRQSEVEVRRAAEAFESPPSTSASLPSIISQ